The following nucleotide sequence is from Alkalihalobacillus sp. LMS39.
CCTTTTGTAATATCAGTTTTGACAATATAGTCATAGTTAAAATCACTTGATCTTAGTACCGTGTAGAAGTAATTTCCTAATCTTATATAATCTGTTGTACCAGTTGTTTCATCTGAGTTTTCTATAATCCATTCTATTTTCTTCTCTGAAGGGTTATAATAGTATGCTTTTTGGTCAGTGGTAAAAAGAATTTTGTCTTCAAAATTATAAATTGACGTAACATCTGAATATGAATCCGTACCTTCAATTGTATCGAATTCAGTTTTTTCACCAGTATTCGGATTAATGTGGAAAACAGTTCCTGTTTCACCTGCATTTAAACGGATGAGATAAACGTCTTCTCCGATAGATATTCCACCATGAAAATAGGCACTTTTGCCTTCCTCTTCATACAAAATTTCTCCCGTACCTGCGTTTAGAACAACGGCCTTAAAGGATACTCCTGCATCGATAATTACATAATTGTCCGATACATGAAAAACATCTAACGAACCAACATTCTCAAGCTCAGTTTCCCAGTGTATGTCTAATGTATTAGCGTCGAAAGAAAAAATCTTTGCTCTGTCATCTTCCATTCTATTTTGTGCATAAACTGTACTACCGTCTACATGGAACCTCGATATTAGTGGAATTTCAATTTTCTCGTGGGAATTATTTTCTGGGTTTATATCGATACCTACTCGATACATCTCTCCTTCTTTTCCATAAAAAACATAATCTTCTGCCAGAAATGTAGAGTGGAATGAAGCATCTGGAATGTATTTAACAGTGCTGTCACCTAAATCATATTCCCATAAAAATTGGCCTGTTCTCCACTCATAGGCTTTTAATCCACCTTCAAAGGTGACAAGAATTTCATCTCGAATGAAAACAGGTGAATTTCCCATGAAACTTTTTTTAAAGGTTTCTCCACCGACATCTTCAATAGACTTTGAAGGGGACACACTGTTCACATCAATAATGGCAGTGTCTTTTGAGGAAGAGCTATTAGAAGTAGAAGTCTCTTCTGAATGGTCTCCGCAAGCAGCCATGATAGAAACAAGAAAAGCGAAGAACAAAACAAATGTTATCTTTTTCATATTATTACCTCCTGTACTATAAAAAGACATACTTAACATTATTAAACAATTAAAATGATAAATCAAGTAAAAATTGAAATTATATTCCATATGTTTTTTGATAATATGGTAGAGTGAAAGGGAGAATAAGTGAGATTTCCTAGCAGAATAGTAGAAAAGTCTATTTAATAAATATGGTAACCGGAAGGAGAATGAATAAATGAAGTTAACTTATATTTCTAATGAGGATTATACATTAGAAGATTTATATTTACAGGACATACAAAATCAAAAATATTGTATTTTTGATTTTGAGGCAACAGGAATTAAGTACAAGGATGAATATATTACTCAGATTGGCGCAGTTATGTTTGAGGACGGACAAATTTTAGAAGGGAAAACGTTTAATTCATATGTTCGTTCTCCAAAACCAATACCTGAGAAAGTAGAACAATTTACAGGTGTTAACAACGAAATGATTAAAAATGCTCCAGACATTAGTGAGATTTATCCTGAATTCCTAAAGTTTATTGGAGATGCTGTTTTAGTTACACATGCTGGTTATGAATTTGACTTACCATTACTAAAAAAAGAATGCGATAATAACAATCTAAAGATGTTAAATAATGTAACTTTAGATACTAAGGCTTTATTTTCTTACTTACATCCTGAAATTAATGAGATTATTTGGACTGACTTCTTAATTAAATTCTATGAGATTAATGATGATGACATAAAGAGGCATGATGCATTGGATGATAGTATCGTTATTAGCAGGATTTTTAAGAAGATATTAACTGAATTTGAAAAACGTAATATAAGAGATTTAGACATTAATAAACCTATAAATGTGAAGAGGTTTAAAATTAAACCTTTGTAAAACTTAGCAGATTTGGTAAGAAGAAATAATTGTATTCTTAGCTGTATTATTCGTTCGGTACTGACAGAATAATAGAGATGTCAAATACATGTGAGAAGGGTAATACAAAGTGGATTTAGGGAAGACCGTTATAGAATATGGAAAATACAGACATGGCTATCCGAAACAATTATTAGAACGTTTAAAGACCTTTAATATAGGAATAAAAGGGGAAAAAATAATTGATATAGGAACAGCGAATGGATTATTTGCTCGAGATATAGCTAGAAATGGCAGCGAGGTAGTTGGAATCGACTTATCACCTAGACTAATAGAACAAGCAAAACAAATGAATGTCTCAGATAAGTTACCGATTGAGTACATAGTAGGGAATGTGGAAAAACTACCTTTTAAAAATGATACAGTTGAAGTTGTCACAGCTGTTCACTGTTGGCATTGGTTTAATAAACAAAAGGTAGCAGCCGAAGTGAATAGGGTACTAAACCCAAATGGGAAATTAGCTGTCATTAATTATGATTGGCTACCTCAAACTGATATTTCATGTTATACAGATGAACTAATTCGAGAATTTAATCCGAATTCAACAAGTAAAGATAAGATAGGGTTGTATCCTGAGTGGATAGAAGAGTCCATTTAACTGGATTTACTAATATTGAGACATTTTCAATTGATGTACAAGTTAATTATTCTATTGCCAATTGGATAGGAAGAATTCAAGCAAGTCCTGAAGTCGGTGGCACACTTAGTGATGAAGAAATCAGACGTTTTAATAGTAAGTTAGATATATTTCTAAAGGGTAAAGTTAAACAAGAAAATATAGAAATATCTTATAGAGTTTTTGGAATAATAGGATGTAAAAAATTGGGTGAGTGCAGGCTCACCCGCCTTTCTTTGCACTCATCCTCTTTCTTCACTCCAATACCTCATCTTTCAACCTATTATCTATTTTATATTTTGACCTATTAGGAGCACCTTCTGCTCTCTGGATAGTCAAATTGTTCAAATTAAGAACTAAAGAATACAATGTTCCAAAGTTATACTGATTTAGATGTAAGCATACATGGCCTTTCGTATCTGACATCATTTGTTTTGCTGTTTGTTCTGACAAGGTTTCATGTTCTTGTAAAAATTGAGACATACTCGTTTTTCTTTCACATGTTTTACTC
It contains:
- a CDS encoding class I SAM-dependent methyltransferase codes for the protein MDLGKTVIEYGKYRHGYPKQLLERLKTFNIGIKGEKIIDIGTANGLFARDIARNGSEVVGIDLSPRLIEQAKQMNVSDKLPIEYIVGNVEKLPFKNDTVEVVTAVHCWHWFNKQKVAAEVNRVLNPNGKLAVINYDWLPQTDISCYTDELIREFNPNSTSKDKIGLYPEWIEESI
- a CDS encoding 3'-5' exonuclease, producing MKLTYISNEDYTLEDLYLQDIQNQKYCIFDFEATGIKYKDEYITQIGAVMFEDGQILEGKTFNSYVRSPKPIPEKVEQFTGVNNEMIKNAPDISEIYPEFLKFIGDAVLVTHAGYEFDLPLLKKECDNNNLKMLNNVTLDTKALFSYLHPEINEIIWTDFLIKFYEINDDDIKRHDALDDSIVISRIFKKILTEFEKRNIRDLDINKPINVKRFKIKPL